One segment of Podospora pseudopauciseta strain CBS 411.78 chromosome 5 map unlocalized CBS411.78m_5.2, whole genome shotgun sequence DNA contains the following:
- a CDS encoding uncharacterized protein (COG:S; EggNog:ENOG503NVQ4), which translates to MSDKVQNKTLLFKKVPTNAPIPGEHLAVEPVPFDLKPPKGGLTVAVLSASYDPYLRGKMRDPSIKSYSPPFLVGEPITNDTVSKVIRSDTPDFAEGDLIVAYLPLAEYAHLSAGQLKDGTIRRRVDIKNSKIGKDLGLFLGPLGMPGLTAWSSYHEIGQPKKGETIFISSAAGAVGQVVGQVAKREGLRVIGSVGSDEKLDFILNELGFDGGFNYKTENPFDALKRLAPDGVDIYFENVGGEQLEAAIEAMNQHGRIIACGMISQYSVPDEQKYGVKNLFKVVSKRITMRGFIVYDKGFADKYVEEHQRKMQEWLAEGSYKAKLSVTEGIDNAAEGLVGMLEGKNFGKAVLKIRDLEE; encoded by the coding sequence ATGTCCGACAAAGTCCAAAACaaaaccctcctcttcaaaaAGGTCCCCACCAACGCCCCCATCCCAGGAGAGCACCTCGCCGTCGAACCCGTCCCCTTCGacctcaaaccccccaaagGAGGCCTCACCGTCGCCgtcctctccgcctcctaCGACCCCTACCTCCGCGGAAAGATGCGCGACCCCTCCATCAAGTCATACTCCCCGCCCTTCCTAGTCGGCGagcccatcaccaacgacaCCGTCTCCAAAGTGATCCGCTCTGATACCCCTGACTTTGCCGAGGGGGATCTGATCGTTGCTTACCTCCCCCTGGCGGAATACGCCCACTTGAGTGCTGGCCAGCTTAAAGACGGAACGATCAGGCGCAGGGTTGATATCAAGAACTCGAAGATTGGGAAGGACctggggttgtttttgggacCGTTGGGTATGCCGGGGTTGACGGCTTGGAGTTCGTATCATGAGATTGGGCAgccgaagaagggggagacgaTTTTCATCAGTTCGGCTGCGGGCGCGGTTGGGCAGGTTGTTGGGCAGGTTGCTAAGCGGGAGGGACTCAGGGTTATTGGATCGGTTGGTTCAGATGAGAAACTCGATTTTATCCTCAATGAGCTTGGGTTTGATGGGGGGTTCAACTACAAGACTGAAAACCCGTTTGATGCCCTCAAGCGGCTCGCGCCGGATGGGGTGGATATCTACTTTGAGAATGTCGGTGGGGAGCAGCTCGAGGCTGCGATTGAGGCGATGAACCAGCATGGAAGGATTATTGCTTGCGGGATGATTAGCCAGTACAGTGTTCCTGACGAACAAAAGTATGGGGTCAAGAATCTGTTCAAGGTGGTGAGCAAGAGGATCACGATGAGGGGCTTTATTGTTTATGACAAGGGGTTTGCGGATAAGTATGTGGAGGAGCACCAGAGGAAGATGCAGGAGTGGTTGGCTGAGGGGAGCTACAAGGCTAAGCTGAGTGTTACTGAGGGGATTGACAATGCAGccgaggggttggtgggcatgttggaggggaagaacTTTGGGAAGGCGGTGTTGAAGATTagggatttggaggagtaA
- a CDS encoding uncharacterized protein (COG:Q; EggNog:ENOG503NUFV) → MASWYLSLFIGILAFTIFKLRNVGRRPKGLPPGPRTLPLIGNLHQIPSNNAYVQFKKWAEEYGPVYSLITGTKVMIVLNTDVAIKDLLDKRSNIYSSRPEMYISSLASGGLRMLLMPYGDTWRRVRKLFHGLLHLKASNSYVPYQDLESTSMMIALLEEPDKVLHHIRRYTNSLTTQIVYGFRTPKIDDPKLLRLYHVIEEWSSITGAGAAAVLDVFPIFRSLPPFIRPLYRHALDLKERTFDLYKGHWLEAKKKVQNGTAKPCFCVGIANAQESQKFDDDFAAMVAGTALEASSDTTASTLAGFVLAIILYPEAQNKAQRVVDEVCGDRFPSIEDMENPKAQYIRACVKENLRWMPTAILGAPHAVIKDDEYMGYRIPKGAGVVYNAWAVHMDAERHPNPRVFDPDRYIHDFASSTESAQQADATKRDHFSFGAGRRICEGMHVVDRSMFLVIARLMWAFKFEKAIDEVTGQEITPDQDDLVGGFLMQPRPFRLKITRRSEKKAETVREKWGECLGLLDEGGQWRSVPEGMPFTVSEGDGKGD, encoded by the exons ATGGCGAGCTGGTACTTGTCCCTTTTCATAGGCATTCTGGCCTTTACGATCTTCAAGCTTCGCAATGTCGGCCGTCGACCGAAAGGTCTCCCTCCTGGACCTcgaaccctccccctcatcggCAATTTACACCAgatcccctccaacaacgcATATGTCCAATTCAAGAAGTGGGCAGAAGAATACGGCCCAGTCTACTCGCTGATCACCGGGACGAAAGTCATGATTGTGCTCAACACCGACGTCGCCATCAaagacctcctcgacaagcgCAGCAACATCTACTCATCCCGACCGGAGATGTACATCTCCTCCCTTGCCAGCGGCGGCCTCCGCATGTTGCTCATGCCATACGGTGATACCTGGCGGCGAGTCAGGAAGCTCTTCCATGGGTTGCTGCACCTGAAGGCGTCGAACTCGTACGTCCCCTACCAGGATCTCGAGAGCACATCCATGATGATTGCGTTGTTGGAAGAACCAGACAAGGTGCTGCATCATATTAGACGGTACACCAACTCCTTGACCACCCAGATCGTCTACGGGTTTCGAACCCCAAAGATTGATGACCCCAAGCTGCTCAGGCTGTACCACGTTATCGAGGAGTGGTCGTCCATCACCGGCGCCGGGGCGGCAGCTGTCTTGGACGTCTTTCCCATTTTCCGATCCCTACCCCCTTTCATTCGCCCACTTTATCGCCATGCATTGGACCTCAAAGAGCGAACGTTTGACCTCTACAAAGGCCACTGGCTCGAGGCGAAGAAAAAGGTGCAGAATGGCACAGCCAAGCCATGTTTCTGCGTCGGTATTGCCAACGCACAAGAAAGCCAAAagtttgatgatgactttGCTGCCATGGTTGCTGGGACGGCGCTGGAGGCAAGCTCGGATACCACTGCCTCGACGCTGGCGGGGTTTGTCCTTGCTATAATCTTGTATCCGGAGGCGCAAAACAAGGCGCAgagggtggttgatgaagttTGCGGGGATAGATTCCCCTCGATTGAGGATATGGAAAACCCAAAAGCGCAGTATATCAGGGCTTGTGTGAAGGAGAACTTGAGGTGGATGCCGACCGCGATATTGGGCGCGCCGCATGCGGTGATTAAGGATGATGAGTATATGGGGTATAGGATTCCCAAAGGGGCAGGGGTGGTGTATAATGCTTG GGCTGTACATATGGACGCCGAACGGCACCCTAACCCCCGCGTCTTTGATCCTGACCGGTACATCCATGACTTTGCTAGCTCGACCGAGTCAGCTCAGCAGGCTGACGCTACCAAGCGGGATCATTTTAGTTttggggcggggaggagaaTCTGCGAGGGGATGCACGTGGTTGACAGGTCGATGTTTCTTGTTATTGCGAGGTTGATGTGGGCGTTCAAGTTCGAGAAGGCGATTGATGAGGTGACGGGGCAGGAGATCACACCCGATCAGGATGATCTAGTCGGTGGGTTCCTGATGCAGCCCAGGCCATTTAGGTTGAAGATCACGCGCAGGAGCGAGAAGAAAGCGGAGACGGTGAGGGAGAAGTGGGGGGAGTGTTTGGGTTTGTTGGATGAAGGGGGGCAGTGGAGGAGTGTACCGGAGGGGATGCCGTTTACTGTTTCTGAGGGGGACGGAAAGGGGGACTGA
- a CDS encoding uncharacterized protein (COG:S; EggNog:ENOG503PN12), with translation MSSYSWQGWAPGDGDVYDDTSDEIYHYWNSDSDTESYPMAKSLQNQDEVPEPPSHPPPTPRPGSAQLATSTGKTPIPPIPPIPTTSGNTSIGPVNDPRSTYSGPTQHDGSGDIIITDEMDINDIEAAIDASSEMALAQAGVTTGSNPVQAGNSANVDPDEGVNMNGDPDSSFGGTIAGLFEGTTDLISDLIGNDTLGPADASTPKRFPVQQTQVQQVDTTQVQQSDTALQALAEPDHDWCQLAIILPPRTFRLSKTGVDEKDLDSTLWLDQQKAGFVYMHTLKPQAPTGRALLVCSRQTGELIVNKNIHAHPLMIDWRWNENYRRWWHSNPDEAKRDYAGTIPPEIKFARLDDPLVKRRLPEEGVYPNLFGFGISNGREGVEYDSAFRRPLYVDEYSLYFKHFNGYNLRSMLAYATQGPRTTQLWIDEYFIWHVMEQLTSAVIYMQTGITRSELKAGDTRKKENWKPFVHRNILPEHVYLHFEEAWERGQSEFDVNKRDEDPAKKDNYVNESLRRAFPRVVLGSWSQANELHSSEKVYKYNRGERSKIMARLGNKDADDHTGLRPELWEDIYLLGTVLRRLVTVWDAREREEEWEKSWIDYNVDAGEYTIENVRTPGANKPHYSEDLYDILELFQVRPKRIQIQDRASWADERYWTPKRLQTKSFVDVDILIDVVFPIARLKVQNEKAKFRANEETGHISIPDTLMHGWYALTNRIDLIPYTPEGQDMEEVKGTKVVSRELQLVQGTKYLVWYQFHAPVTSELNPGITDWLAVPWAKQAMEQPAKLWGEYWNQHYSDEIRAANMDTPERGGRHRVVDNYMDDSLVTVDESLTGERRLALEKHKIKGGFKPDWRVQRPVFEAPRGDAAESDADEYEGYETRNDARAQEWDELIEAVNPRDPFLALTLEQHLKRMLRWMRRAKRVLWHLYPVALQYDDSAEVRNEEEKLAKDYLEIMRKEVELQATGREVEETPEQRAIKQKYHAMLERLDPKGEYKVGFGHKFAAPREPTPPPPRPPPPPPERQPTRSQGTQGDPSPLPPSPTTKYKREDEARRINNDILATQYRLLRDRLKKVVDLYTEAQHKRDRLETDDHESEQYQRFVEASEEVKELEEKMNLLKKADDNLPKPEQLDQQKERLQKEIKMFRRRAAEFKRAAKEQMTLRKEKTDDAADMMQEAATLRLEALEEADPSRAGQLEGRADELDEEAEALIKEMLPLKTRQSELADRVRLLELKIKSHTEVIAKIDKTLKKQQEPAGGPSYFAQGYEEAMADESSAGPNRNDGANDSDDGDEGGDGGRGGGPGRTFDVVNDSDEDDNDGGGDNNNDNKPDTATDPEPTPPRRTIRSGRVVRPVSLYSPTNNYNATQQDSQTPRKKPPPNSPPGNTTIPRIPTPLPQTGKKRPRSDPDTAIIRETPPKKPRVGVAGKVETVEVPESPDKRPPCVNPRIEIPWTQQETVPALQYSNEGGDEVIPAAQQPEGSSEKKRKTRRTKVPSPIVTKEKTGKARKVSTPTKPKSSPGKVPEAPKKTTKTPGKRELEQQVTPTPKRRAVGRPRRYE, from the coding sequence ATGTCTTCGTATTCCTGGCAGGGGTGGGCgcctggtgatggtgatgtgtaCGACGACACCTCGGATGAGATCTACCATTATTGGAACTCGGACTCGGACACCGAATCATACCCAATGGCCAAGTCGTTACAGAATCAAGACGAAGTCCCAGAACCTCCatcacatcctcccccaactcccagaCCGGGGTCTGCCCAGCTTGCTACCAGTACGGGCAAGACACCCATTCCGCCTATCCCGCCTATTCCTACTACGAGCGGAAATACCAGCATAGGCCCTGTCAACGACCCCAGGAGTACGTACTCTGGTCCTACTCAGCATGATGGCTCAGgggacatcatcatcactgacGAGATGGATATCAATGACATCGAGGCCGCCATCGACGCCAGCAGCGAGATGGCACTCGCACAGGCAGGCGTGACCACGGGCTCCAATCCAGTTCAAGCGGGAAATTCAGCGAACGTGGATCCTGATGAAGGTGTCAACATGAATGGTGATCCGGATAGCTCGTTTGGCGGGACAATAGCTGGCTTGTTTGAGGGTACAACAGACTTGATTTCTGACCTCATTGGGAACGATACATTAGGGCCTGCGGACGCTTCCACGCCCAAGAGGTTTCCGGTCCAGCAGACACAGGTTCAGCAAGTCGACACGACGCAGGTCCAGCAATCCGACACGGCTCTTCAGGCTCTTGCAGAGCCGGATCATGACTGGTGTCAGCTGGCAATCATACTCCCCCCCAGAACCTTTCGCTTGTCGAAAACGGGCGTAGATGAGAAGGATCTGGATTCTACCCTCTGGCTTGACCAACAAAAGGCCGGTTTTGTCTATATGCACACCCTGAAACCACAGGCGCCGACTGGCCGCGCTCTGTTGGTGTGCTCAAGGCAGACTGGGGAGCTCATTGTCAACAAGAACATTCATGCGCACCCCTTGATGATTGATTGGCGTTGGAACGAAAACTACAGACGATGGTGGCATTCCAATCCTGACGAGGCCAAACGGGATTATGCCGGGACCATTCCGCCCGAGATCAAATTTGCCCGGCTTGACGATCCGCTGGTAAAGCGACGGCTGccagaggagggggtgtaTCCAAACTTGTTCGGTTTTGGCATCAGCAACGGCCGAGAGGGCGTAGAGTATGATTCTGCCTTCAGGAGGCCGCTATATGTTGACGAGTATTCGCTGTATTTCAAGCACTTCAACGGGTACAATCTCCGGAGTATGCTGGCATATGCCACGCAGGGTCCAAGGACGACGCAACTTTGGATTGATGAGTATTTCATCTGGCACGTCATGGAGCAGCTCACGTCCGCTGTAATCTATATGCAAACGGGCATCACACGATCGGAGCTGAAGGCAGGGGAtacgaggaagaaggagaattGGAAGCCGTTTGTCCACCGCAACATCCTCCCCGAGCATGTCTATCTGCACTTTGAGGAAGCATGGGAGAGGGGTCAGAGTGAATTTGACGTGAATAAGCGGGATGAGGACCcggcgaagaaggacaaCTATGTCAACGAGTCTCTTCGGCGCGCGTTCCCTCGTGTTGTGCTTGGTAGTTGGTCGCAGGCCAACGAATTACACAGCAGCGAAAAGGTGTACAAGTACAATCGTGGAGAGCGCAGCAAGATCATGGCAAGGCTAGGGAACAAGGACGCCGATGACCACACGGGACTCAGGCCCGAGCTTTGGGAAGACATTTATCTTCTGGGGACCGTACTTCGACGCTTGGTCACGGTGTGGGATGCGcgcgagagggaggaggaatggGAGAAATCGTGGATAGACTACAATGTTGATGCGGGAGAATACACCATCGAAAACGTGAGAACTCCAGGCGCAAACAAACCGCACTACTCCGAGGACCTTTATGATATCCTCGAGTTATTCCAAGTGCGCCCCAAAAGAATCCAAATACAGGACCGGGCGAGCTGGGCGGATGAACGCTACTGGACCCCAAAAAGGTTGCAGACAAAATCGTTTGTAGATGTCGACATCTTGATTGACGTCGTGTTCCCCATAGCGCGTTTGAAAGTGCAAAACGAGAAAGCCAAGTTCCGGGCGAACGAGGAAACTGGTCATATCAGCATACCAGATACCCTGATGCACGGTTGGTACGCGCTCACGAACCGCATTGACCTGATCCCGTACACGCCAGAGGGCCAAGACATGGAGGAGGTTAAAGGAACAAAGGTGGTGTCGCGGGAGCTTCAGTTGGTGCAGGGGACCAAGTATCTTGTTTGGTACCAATTCCACGCCCCTGTCACCAGTGAGCTGAACCCTGGGATCACGGACTGGCTCGCAGTTCCGTGGGCGAAACAGGCCATGGAGCAGCCTGCCAAACTATGGGGTGAATATTGGAACCAACACTACAGCGATGAGATTCGGGCGGCCAATATGGACACTCCCGAACGCGGGGGCAGACATCGAGTTGTTGATAATTATATGGATGATTCCCTTGTCACGGTGGATGAGTCTTTGACGGGCGAAAGGAGACTAGCGCTCGAGAAACACAAGATAAAGGGTGGATTCAAGCCGGACTGGCGAGTCCAACGGCCTGTGTTCGAGGCACCAAGAGGTGATGCTGCAGAGTCTGACGCTGACGAGTATGAAGGCTACGAAACTCGTAATGATGCCCGTGCCCAAGAATGGGACGAGCTCATCGAGGCTGTCAACCCGAGAGATCCCTTCTTGGCACTCACGTTGGAACAACACCTGAAGCGGATGCTTAGATGGATGCGCCGGGCGAAGCGCGTGTTGTGGCACCTCTACCCCGTCGCATTGCAATACGACGACAGTGCGGAGGTACGAaacgaggaagagaagcTCGCTAAGGATTATTTGGAGATTatgaggaaggaggtggagctCCAGGCGACAGGacgggaggtggaggagacacCTGAGCAGCGGGCTATCAAGCAAAAGTATCATGCCATGTTGGAGAGGCTGGATCCAAAGGGCGAGTACAAGGTTGGATTTGGGCACAAGTTTGCGGCTCCACGGGAACCtacgccgccaccaccacggcctcctcctccgcctcccgaACGGCAACCCACACGCTCACAAGGAACACAAGGGGATCCATCACCActaccaccctctcccaccacaaagtacaagagggaggatgaggcgCGGAGAATAAACAATGATATTCTGGCCACGCAGTATAGACTCCTGAGAGACAGGTTAAAGAAGGTCGTCGACCTGTACACTGAAGCCCAACACAAGAGAGACAGACTTGAAACGGATGACCATGAGTCGGAGCAATATCAACGATTTGTTGAAGCTTCAGAAgaggtcaaggagctggaagaaAAGATGAACCTCCTCAAGAAAGCTGATGACAACCTGCCCAAACCGGAACAACTTGACCAGCAGAAGGAACGTTTGCAGAAGGAGATCAAGATGTTCCGCAGACGCGCTGCTGAGTTCAAGAGGGCGGCAAAGGAGCAGATGACACTTCGCAAAGAAAAGACTGATGACGCAGCAGACATGATGCAAGAGGCGGCCACTTTGAGGCTCGAGGctttggaggaggctgatCCGTCCCGGGCTGGCCAACTGGAGGGCCGGGCAGACGAAttggacgaggaggccgaggctcTGATCAAGGAAATGCTCCCGCTCAAGACAAGGCAGAGCGAGCTGGCGGACAGGGTGCGGCTGCTGGAGCTCAAGATCAAGAGCCATACGGAGGTGATTGCCAAGATTGATAAAACGCTCAAGAAACAGCAGGAACCGGCTGGGGGCCCCTCATACTTTGCTCAGGGCTATGAGGAGGCCATGGCGGATGAAAGTAGTGCTGGTCCCAATCGCAATGATGGTGCTAACGacagtgatgatggcgatgagggtggtgatggtggtcgCGGAGGTGGCCCAGGTAGAACCTTTGATGTAGTGAACGATTctgacgaggacgacaacgacggtggtggtgataacaacaacgacaacaaacCCGACACCGCCACCGACCCcgaacccacccccccacgACGCACCATCCGCTCTGGGCGCGTAGTCAGACCGGTCAGCCTCTACTCCCCAACCAATAACTACAACGCCACCCAGCAAGACTCGCAAACCCCAAGGaaaaaaccccctcccaactcaCCCCcaggcaacaccaccatccctcgCATCCCAACACCCCTTCCACAAACTGGTAAAAAGCGCCCCAGAAGTGACCCAGATACTGCCATCATTAGGGAAACACCCCCGAAAAAACCCCGGGTGGGCGTGGCAGGTAAAGTTGAAACCGTCGAAGTCCCCGAATCTCCAGATAAAAGGCCTCCCTGTGTAAACCCCCGAATCGAGATTCCCTGGACGCAACAAGAGACGGTCCCAGCTTTGCAGTATTCAaatgaggggggtgatgaggttaTTCCTGCCGCACAGCAGCCTGAGGGGAGTagtgagaagaagaggaagacgaggaggacgaaggTGCCCAGTCCTATTGTGACAAAGGAGAAAACGGGGAAGGCAAGGAAGGTGTCAACCCCGACGAAGCCAAAGTCTTCGCCTGGCAAGGTGCCGGAAGCGCcgaaaaaaacaacaaagacGCCGGGAAAGCGGGAGTTAGAGCAGCAGGTGACGCCGACTCCGAAGAGACGGGCGGTGGgacggccgaggaggtaTGAGTAG
- a CDS encoding uncharacterized protein (COG:S; EggNog:ENOG503PAUG), translating into MAMMVSIEIEKSPSGEKTPATKPQRQRSRRRDSSQRNMHGKPTHPLKAVIPPSILPEAVLHPDHEQIDRHVMTYLANTWEWPSEKHKQAFISWKLSEVVLFMFPTGEAERVKLACELLLLGFLMDDYFDKNTLSTNASIVSSLHSLSTSPEMTVPVTTIDSMHAGLFAKFLTYPNSAPILEAYLAMLDCHCVPSRGPSSLSSLKEYLVFRETDVGMPICVELLYWTDPALAGITADEKRMLRPLEKLANYHVSILNDVFSFEREWEAAEMNGEEGGALVNGVAVLAGEVGIGVEAARGLCVRLVRAWEGEFVRLKGEMLVEGRLRRAVEGIERRMSGAEAFSWRTGRYL; encoded by the exons atggcgatgatggtcaGTATCGAGATTGAAAAAAGTCCATCTGGCGAGAAGACACCAGCCACAAAACCTCAGCGTCAGCGTAGCAGAAGACGTGACTCAAGTCAGCGCAACATGCACGGCAAACCGACCCACCCCCTAAAGGCGGTCATCCCCCCTTCTATTCTGCCAGAAGCAGTCCTCCACCCAGACCACGAGCAAATCGACCGCCATGTCATGACATACCTCGCCAACACATGGGAATGGCCGTCGGAAAAACACAAACAGGCGTTCATCAGTTGGAAGCTGAGCGAAGTCGTGCTGTTTATGTTTCCCacgggggaggcggagcGTGTGAAGCTCGCGTGTGAGCTTTTACTCTTAGGCTTCCTCATGGATG ACTACTTTGACAAaaacaccctctccaccaatgCCAGCATCGTCTCGTCTCTTCACTCCCTTTCGACCTCCCCCGAGATGACTGTTCCGGTGACAACAATCGACAGCATGCACGCGGGTTTGTTTGCCAAGTTCTTGACGTACCCCAACTCGGCGCCTATACTTGAAGCGTATTTGGCTATGCTTGACTGCCACTGTGTTCCCTCACGCGGACCATCCTCACTCTCTTCTCTAAAAGAATATCTTGTGTTTAGGGAGACTGACGTTGGGATGCCGATTTGTGTTGAGTTACTCTACTGGACAGACCCCGCTCTGGCAGGTATTACAGCTGATGAGAAAAGGATGTTGAGACCGTTGGAAAAACTGGCGAATTATCATGTCAGTATATTGAATGATGTTTTTAGTTTTGAGAGAGAATGGGAAGCGGCGGAGATGaatggagaggagggaggggcgTTGGTGAATGGGGTTGCGGttttggcgggggaggtgggtattggggttgaggcggcgagggggttgtgtgttaggcttgtgagggcttgggagggggagtttgtgaggttgaagggggagatgCTGGTCGAGGGGAGGTTGCGGAGGGCAGTGGAGGGGattgagaggaggatgagtgGTGCGGAGGCTTTTTCTtggaggacggggaggtaTTTGTGA
- a CDS encoding uncharacterized protein (EggNog:ENOG503P7JP; COG:S), with amino-acid sequence MPPPHLEYKPIDHSIAQIRVLTIHLGSSDDPILCSLTRHSLQHENDYEALSYTWGDPTRNYLISIGAASLPVTKSAHDALRHLRLKDRDRRVWIDAICINQDDNTERNRQVEYMGQIFKGASRVLAWLGPTNPGTDEAFELIRAVSAKSPMKPALDVWRAIEPLTTLMNRPFWSRTWILQEVICPEKAPLIGCGNKWEDWETWAAASPLAMGEELEDVLNPKSSILGRQTLKAYTKAFEMFSGIDYLRQQSYELQHHHSGQGITNLNEVLTVSINTEFSDLRDHVFAIVGMIHFDGIAAGIHPPKPDYNKHVSEVYTEMAKLSIESDKTLIILFLCTHLRTHLTTWETYLPSWTPDFSCNIEALRYPALSRVTRSVPSRSEHLPVVSNAGVLQVHGKLVGIIHRTYSLQKWWTNLDRLIRFVGPINEACLVELYSCLTGGQDLAEESFDWFKEAISRASLKVDGLYLDAEPENNKINKTEVIEAITHTTTLSASRSAPHRQIYMATGLGSNSRFRLGLGSPDCREGDLVCLVARGHAPLTLRFSHNGYYEYVGDSYVPGYMEEDMEHALEGDIGIEWTRFDIL; translated from the coding sequence ATGCCACCTCCACATCTTGAATACAAACCCATCGATCACTCGATCGCCCAAATCCGCGTCTTGACGATCCACCTAGGGTCGTCCGACGATCCAATCTTATGCTCCCTGACCCGCCACAGCCTGCAACATGAAAACGACTACGAAGCCCTCTCCTACACTTGGGGGGATCCAACCCGCAATTACTTGATTTCCATCGGCGCGGCCTCTCTGCCCGTCACCAAGTCAGCTCATGATGCTCTTCGCCACCTCAGACTCAAAGATCGGGACCGCCGGGTCTGGATCGACGCCATCTGCATCAACCAAGACGACAATACAGAGAGGAATCGCCAGGTCGAGTACATGGGACAAATATTTAAGGGCGCATCCCGTGTTCTTGCATGGCTGGGCCCAACTAATCCTGGGACCGACGAGGCCTTTGAGCTCATTAGAGCTGTTTCTGCGAAGTCCCCCATGAAGCCGGCTCTGGACGTGTGGCGCGCCATTGAGCCTTTGACAACCCTGATGAACCGGCCTTTTTGGAGCAGAACATGGATTCTACAGGAGGTCATTTGCCCAGAAAAAGCGCCGCTTATCGGATGTGGGAACAAGTGGGAAGACTGGGAGACATGGGCTGCTGCCAGCCCTCTGGCTatgggggaggagcttgaAGACGTCTTGAACCCAAAGTCGAGCATATTAGGGCGTCAAACTTTGAAGGCATACACCAAGGCTTTCGAAATGTTCTCGGGGATCGACTATCTGCGACAGCAGTCTTATGagctccaacaccaccacagtgGCCAGGGCATCACCAACCTAAACGAGGTCCTCACCGTGAGCATCAATACGGAATTTTCCGACCTTCGAGATCACGTCTTTGCCATTGTTGGCATGATACACTTTGATGGGATTGCGGCGGGCATTCACCCTCCCAAACCGGATTACAACAAGCACGTGTCGGAGGTCTACACCGAAATGGCAAAGTTGTCGATTGAGAGTGACAAGACACTGATTATTTTGTTTCTTTGCACCCATCTCAGGACCCATCTCACGACGTGGGAGACATACCTCCCTTCCTGGACGCCGGACTTTTCCTGCAATATTGAAGCTCTCCGGTACCCGGCACTGAGTCGGGTAACGAGAAGTGTGCCATCTCGAAGCGAGCATCTACCGGTTGTATCAAACGCGGGAGTGCTGCAGGTTCACGGCAAGTTGGTTGGCATAATTCACAGGACATATAGCCTGCAGAAGTGGTGGACGAACCTCGACAGACTTATACGATTTGTCGGCCCTATCAATGAGGCATGTCTCGTCGAGTTGTACAGCTGCCTCACAGGTGGCCAGGACCTTGCTGAGGAGTCATTTGACTGGTTCAAGGAAGCCATCAGTCGTGCTTCTCTCAAGGTGGATGGGCTTTATCTCGACGCCGAGCCCGAGAACAATAAGATTAACAAGACTGAGGTCATTGAGGCCATCAcgcacaccaccacactgAGTGCTAGCAGAAGTGCACCGCACCGCCAGATCTACATGGCAACCGGGCTAGGTTCCAATTCCAGGTTCCGACTCGGACTGGGTTCGCCTGACTGCAGGGAGGGCGATCTTGTTTGCTTGGTTGCACGAGGTCACGCTCCACTAACCCTGAGATTTAGTCACAATGGTTACTATGAGTATGTTGGTGACTCGTATGTGCCTGGCTATATGGAAGAGGACATGGAACACGCACTGGAAGGGGATATCGGGATAGAATGGACAAGATTTGACATTCTCTAA